The Kluyveromyces lactis strain NRRL Y-1140 chromosome B complete sequence genome contains a region encoding:
- the LNP1 gene encoding Lnp1p (similar to uniprot|P38878 Saccharomyces cerevisiae YHR192W) → MLSAVRKIVSGDNDVKKLVQRYNKDLSSITNKIHDYETKLKGIEDRAKSLRATVTYYYLTLLVCIIAYVYLKYSSSRAILCSIVALALLICIRLAITRFYLMLNKKYESRLSALISLHQEKMEELKQKTNFYHTNSLIQRYSSGESGSDDLMLLMDDEVKAKHEQLEKLKMELEQLRTNEKQKTQDVEAREKWFDKALGILAGGDDIKTLQPSISLIVCSQCKMSFGCYSVAGVPFQYVCSNCGSKLATKPSNTAAPASSKSEASDTLHEVPELEEK, encoded by the coding sequence ATGTTGAGCGCCGTACGAAAGATTGTAAGTGGCGATAATGATGTTAAGAAGTTAGTTCAAAGGTATAACAAAGACTTATCTTCCATAACGAATAAGATACATGACTACGAAACGAAATTGAAGGGAATCGAAGATAGAGCCAAAAGTTTACGTGCAACAGTAActtattattatttgacGTTATTGGTTTGCATAATTGCATATGTTTATTTGAAGTATTCATCTTCGCGTGCTATCTTATGCAGCATTGTAGCACTAGCTTTACTAATATGCATAAGGCTTGCCATAACAAGATTCTATCTCATGCTCAATAAAAAATATGAGTCGAGGCTCTCAGCATTAATATCCTTACATCAAGAGAAGATGgaggaattgaaacagaaaacgAATTTCTATCACACTAACTCACTAATTCAACGGTACTCCAGCGGTGAAAGTGGATCTGATGATTTAATGTTACTAATGGACGATGAAGTGAAAGCGAAGCATGAACAACTAGAGAAGCTTAAGAtggaattggaacaattgcGCACAaatgagaaacagaagacTCAAGATGTTGAAGCACGTGAGAAATGGTTCGATAAAGCCCTAGGTATACTAGCAGGTGGTGATGACATAAAAACATTACAACCATCAATATCGTTAATAGTTTGTTCACAATGTAAAATGTCCTTTGGCTGCTACTCAGTAGCTGGTGTACCGTTCCAATACGTGTGTTCCAATTGCGGATCCAAACTAGCTACAAAGCCCTC
- the CTF8 gene encoding Ctf8p (similar to uniprot|P38877 Saccharomyces cerevisiae YHR191C CTF8 Subunit of a complex with Ctf18p that shares some subunits with Replication Factor C and is required for sister chromatid cohesion) — translation MPSVDISVNQLIDIFAEDRDTPPTVSTSLGHVMIEIQGDLQHPQKSIDPALDVDSRFIEHEGNGLVRFGILSYDLETKHVTLFIGNKQRLMGSIVKIEPPLGLLKFDKADGTVSLRDVLKYKIIFKNRPLPIM, via the coding sequence ATGCCAAGTGTGGATATTTCCGTTAATCAATTGATAGATATATTCGCGGAAGATCGCGATACACCACCGACAGTAAGTACATCCTTAGGTCATGTCATGATAGAAATTCAAGGAGACTTGCAACATCCACAGAAGTCAATTGATCCTGCATTGGATGTGGACTCAAGGTTTATAGAGCATGAAGGAAATGGATTGGTACGATTTGGCATATTATCCTACGATCTGGAAACAAAACACGTTACGCTCTTTATTGGGAACAAACAAAGACTTATGGGTTCCATTGTAAAAATTGAGCCACCATTGGGACTCTTGAAATTTGACAAAGCTGATGGAACTGTTAGCCTGCGAGACGTACTCAAATATAAGATAATATTCAAGAATAGACCGCTTCCGATTATGTAG
- the MNS1 gene encoding mannosyl-oligosaccharide 1,2-alpha-mannosidase (similar to uniprot|P32906 Saccharomyces cerevisiae YJR131W MNS1 Alpha-1 2-mannosidase involved in N-linked oligosaccharide biosynthesis catalyzes the removal of one mannose residue from Man9GlcNAc to produce a single isomer of Man8GlcNAc integral to the ER membrane), translating to MRWIAKPIVSVVVAVLAYQITLRYLKDTYKSHDPQFAIERTFLESWIDYRSNGWGLDVYGPISKKGRNMGKSGDPLGWIIIDSVDTMMLMHNKTKDDTHRKRFAEEINIAESWIKNTLDYNVDSEVNLFETTIRMLGGLLSSYYCSETYHIGNSTVYLEKAIDLADRLVPSFLQSETGIPYSSINLASGKAIKNHADNGASSTAEFTTLQMELKYLSYITGNTTYWKLCEKVYDPLYRNNNLVGRHYQGLIPIFTNPDTGVFQGSIIRFGSRGDSFYEYLLKQNLLTGEVLYRKLYDFSMDSMKRHLLGESKGQLHLKYIGEKDYGLAGPTSSKFDHLVCFMGGLLAMGATNGKPYSEAANGPDWNPTKQNDWELAEDLTKSCYEMYHQIPSGLSPEIVVFNSNYPNAEPNWWRSESEDYFVKPFDKHNIQRPETVESLMFLYHLSGNEQYRHWGWEIFSNFIKHTKVIKVAADGEEKVAYTSLHNVISLPTDKADNLESFWLAETLKYLYLLFDDDVELSKIVFNTEAHPFPVFNQSRLNELNLTTGWKL from the coding sequence atgAGGTGGATCGCTAAGCCAATCGTCAGTGTGGTGGTGGCGGTATTAGCGTACCAAATAACCCTAAGGTACTTGAAAGACACGTATAAGTCTCATGACCCTCAATTTGCCATAGAAAGAACTTTTCTAGAATCCTGGATCGATTATAGATCAAATGGCTGGGGTTTGGATGTTTATGGCCCTATCTCGAAAAAGGGTAGAAACATGGGCAAATCAGGGGATCCTTTGGGATGGATCATCATTGACTCAGTTGATACAATGATGTTGATGCATAATAAGACTAAAGATGATACTCACAGGAAACGCTTTGCGgaagaaataaatatagCCGAAAGTTGGATCAAAAACACTTTAGATTATAATGTTGACTCCGAAGTCAACCTTTTCGAAACCACTATTAGAATGCTGGGAGGTCTTCTTTCCTCCTACTATTGCTCAGAAACGTACCATATCGGTAATTCCACGGTGTATTTAGAAAAAGCGATCGATCTTGCTGATAGGCTAGTGCCTTCATTCCTTCAGTCTGAGACCGGAATTCCATATTCGAGTATAAATTTAGCATCTGGCAAAGCTATTAAGAATCATGCCGATAATGGTGCCTCTTCTACTGCTGAATTTACGACTTTACAgatggaattgaaatatttgagtTACATCACAGGTAATACTACTTACTGGAAATTGTGTGAGAAGGTTTACGATCCACTATACAGGAATAACAATCTAGTAGGACGCCACTACCAGGGACTAATCCCTATCTTCACCAATCCAGATACCGGTGTTTTCCAAGGATCAATAATTAGATTTGGTTCTCGTGGAGACTCGTTTTACGAATATCtcttgaaacaaaatttaCTTACCGGTGAAGTTCTCTACAGAAAGCTCTACGATTTTTCGATGGATAGTATGAAGAGGCATCTACTAGGCGAGAGTAAAGGTCAATTGCATCTTAAATACATTGGGGAGAAGGATTATGGCTTAGCTGGACCAACATCGTCCAAATTCGACCATTTGGTATGTTTCATGGGTGGGTTATTAGCGATGGGAGCCACGAATGGTAAACCATACTCTGAAGCTGCGAATGGTCCTGACTGGAATCCTACGAAACAAAATGACTGGGAACTCGCTGAGGATTTGACAAAGTCTTGTTATGAAATGTATCACCAAATCCCATCAGGATTGTCACCAGAAATCGTTGTTTTCAATAGTAACTACCCTAACGCTGAACCTAACTGGTGGAGATCTGAGTCCGAAGACTATTTCGTAAAGCCCTTTGACAAACACAACATCCAACGCCCAGAAACTGTCGAATCTCTAATGTTTTTGTATCATTTATCAGGAAATGAACAATATAGACACTGGGGATGGGAAATCTTTAGCAATTTCATCAAGCATACTAAAGTCATTAAAGTCGCGGCGGATGGCGAAGAAAAGGTCGCATACACTTCGTTGCATAATGTTATTTCATTACCAACAGACAAAGCTGACAATCTTGAGAGTTTCTGGCTAGCAGagactttgaaatatctttACCTTTTGTTCGACGATGATGTTGAGCTAAGCAAGATTGTATTTAATACTGAGGCCCATCCATTCCCTGTATTTAATCAATCAAGACTCAATGAGTTAAACTTAACCACAGGTTGGAAATTATAA